The proteins below are encoded in one region of Anoplopoma fimbria isolate UVic2021 breed Golden Eagle Sablefish chromosome 19, Afim_UVic_2022, whole genome shotgun sequence:
- the LOC129108639 gene encoding LOW QUALITY PROTEIN: protein phosphatase 1 regulatory subunit 3A-like (The sequence of the model RefSeq protein was modified relative to this genomic sequence to represent the inferred CDS: inserted 2 bases in 1 codon), with translation MSSVTRLHLLSXMLNVSCQKQKHCSSLPADSPTGSPMEFVGQPGPSGACNLLGVPALSPLEVDDDDECDLVIGIRPKSSPLPRRRSCESDDDSEPEPPQSGSRRVSFADAKGLSLVQVKKFDTWDVPNLPEFDASEGAGKDAEAYFLSPLTFSLPLSTEELLVRVREQKVELETVELVPGTTILKGVIRVLNVSFDKAVYVRTTLDTWTTHFDLLTEYMPGSSDSLTDRFSFRLTLVPPFEEQGARVDFCLRYETPVGTFWANNNNRNYVLLCHQRMKDRKETPLKERVNKKSCLKTVSQSFSAEENNSTTEAPSQEMISTDVTEHGDTADTVKAKQISDGQSGTSEEDRQKLLTESRQNCSRRSRRKAARVALVKDYFSLRNGEADDTERGESPPKENQAAQEETPEQKHSDVRSFPEGASKSEGSHFVSESPETCSESLTDVPHDTSHAHDHTSDSETEISESINLADSATLTGGERATDIQDNPSNDEPASAECQNINKSVSKAEESSQKQSTSNECISSIAAQPPDISERSGEHSVSQTNSFSFGTVVAPLYHQVFGRVGNESGWRNPVQATLHAGDSSYPRCERRQTSCSVKTDARGNHGEAQGHVIKNLKCLVTNSPPVEKEETSLSLRANNIPDHAETLRYPVDIIHSDQRRTNTSEVPKTISGDTVAHSHTANILSTDLLIPQKPAESLHLQGEAQEDNLTHDPKLPENTYTQTKTDLDDTLADSETEEVKSSLMSLRPSKNLVHESNKEDDVCETVTITSATVISEKDKAFKALHDLNPKHMKNSATEETEISYVSCFEILEEKDVTRPQISLETYNVEEGNKVVNNPLKEETKQSAEEEIIGEVAEATTKATITNHMHGDMSVELKDEDTQNIEHHEKEAAVAQQEDLCFADTTDVNWEMMVEEEEKNILAGEEEKEAMSLKTEGKDQRQLEDAGRETALENKDATEVEKEHKLVWEITAATEKKNEAEDADVSEGKKKFGEEIWEIMAETDREEVAKELENVQGTNEAGEEDLAEEIEEEKREKQEETELEKEKLFAEVNEVDILKTNVQNEEEIEEEEEMEIDLSDDDEAGVEWEDQVKPREVNLEEENPDYKEEILVETGESEIIDAESESMTIEDWPNEAGCFEVRLDITQNKVRDCSSAPVNNVQDKRVIGRENGHIPTEMHLYEEEDFQSKEHHTHDLTQAAGDENESLVADGSSFIFTDEPENDQTSEDSASAESDSDDEVELYMHCIRAVHGGAQAQTDRNKDTGFGAGKLRPSISRSKSLPTRMPSISESQDEEQHPNRLLDNPEEMEKADVQPTAAASGQESIDRNVSWWKETFSCSNISKTLLYATSFVVFLVVAYRYDFLAYFGLYLISVVWLYCQEKRPPKQQKKTTEG, from the exons ATGTCATCTGTAACTCGACTCCATCTGTTAAG CATGTTGAATGTCAGTTGCCAGAAGCAGAAGCACTGCAGTTCACTTCCCGCTGACTCTCCTACAGGGAGCCCAATGGAGTTTGTGGGACAACCAGGACCTTCTGGGGCCTGTAACCTCTTAGGAGTGCCGGCCCTCAGCCCCCTAGAAGTGGACGACGACGATGAGTGCGATTTGGTGATCGGCATCAGGCCCaaatcttctcctctccctcggAGAAGGAGCTGTGAAAGTGACGACGACTCGGAGCCTGAGCCGCCCCAGTCTGGCTCCAGGAGAGTGTCCTTTGCAGACGCCAAGGGCCTCAGTTTGGTGCAAGTGAAGAAGTTTGacacttgggatgtacccaatCTGCCAGAATTTGACGCTTCTGAGGGCGCAGGTAAAGATGCAGAGGCATACTTCCTATCtcctctcactttctccctTCCGTTGTCTACTGAGGAGCTGTTGGTCAGAGTCCGGGAGCAGAAAGTGGAACTGGAGACCGTCGAGTTAGTTCCGGGGACCACGATACTGAAAGGTGTGATCCGTGTCCTCAACGTCTCCTTCGATAAAGCGGTATACGTCCGAACCACTTTGGACACCTGGACGACCCACTTTGACCTGCTGACAGAGTACATGCCCGGTTCCAGTGACAGTTTGACGGACCGCTTCTCGTTTAGGCTCACCCTAGTGCCCCCGTTTGAAGAGCAGGGAGCCAGAGTTGACTTTTGTCTGCGTTATGAGACTCCAGTTGGCACATTCTGGGCCAACAATAACAACAGGAACTACGTGCTGCTCTGTCACCAGAGAATGAAAGACAGGAAAGAAACGCCACTGAAGGAAAGAGTGAACAAAAAAAGCTGCCTTAAGACTGTCAG TCAGAGCTTCTCCGCTGAGGAAAACAATTCTACAACGGAAGCTCCATCTCAGGAAATGATTTCAACAG ATGTCACAGAGCATGGAGATACAGCGGACACTGTGAAAGCCAAGCAAATCTCTGATGGACAGTCAGGAACTTCAGAGGAGGATCGACAGAAATTACTG ACCGAGAGCAGACAGAACTGCAGCCGAAGAAGTCGCAGAAAGGCTGCACGGGTGGCTCTGGTGAAGGACTACTTTTCTCTGAGAAACGGAGAAGCAGACGACACTGAAAGAGGTGAATCCCCTCCAAAAGAAAACCAGGCAGCTCAAGAAGAAACCCCAGAGCAAAAGCACTCAGATGTGCGATCATTTCCTGAGGGGGCCAGTAAATCAGAAGgttctcattttgtttctgaATCTCCGGAAACATGCAGCGAATCTCTCACTGATGTGCCACATGATACATCACACGCACACGACCACACGTCTGACAGCGAGACGGAGATATCTGAGAGCATCAATTTGGCTGACTCAGCAACATTAACAGGAGGGGAGAGAGCCACAGATATCCAAGACAACCCATCAAATGATGAGCCTGCTTCTGCAGAATGCCAAAATATCAACAAGTCTGTCTCAAAAGCTGAGGAAAGCAGTCAGAAGCAAAGCACGAGTAATGAATGTATCAGCAGCATTGCAGCTCAACCACCTGATATTTCAGAAAGGAGCGGTGAACACAGTGTTAGCCAGACCAACAGCTTCTCATTTGGGACCGTGGTGGCTCCGTTGTATCATCAGGTGTTTGGCAGAGTAGGAAATGAAAGTGGTTGGAGAAATCCAGTACAAGCTACTCTGCATGCTGGAGACTCAAGTTACCCTCGCTGTGAAAGAAGACAGACAAGCTGCAGTGTTAAAACAGATGCAAGAGGTAACCATGGCGAGGCTCAGGGACATGTGATTAAGAATTTAAAATGCTTAGTTACAAATAGTCCTCCTgtggaaaaagaagaaacaagtTTGAGCTTGAGAGCAAACAACATCCCGGACCATGCAGAAACTCTGCGGTATCCAGTTGATATTATACATTCAGACCAGAGACGAACAAATACATCTGAGGTTCCTAAAACTATTTCTGGAGACACAGTAGCACATTCACATACTGCAAACATTTTAAGTACAGATCTGTTGATTCCACAAAAACCCGCTGAGAGTTTACATCTCCAGGGAGAAGCGCAGGAAGACAATCTAACCCATGACCCCAAACTGCCtgaaaatacatacacacaaactaaaactgATCTAGATGACACACTTGCAGACAGTGAAACAGAAGAAGTCAAGTCATCACTTATGTCACTTCGACCTTCTAAGAAT CTTGTACATGAATCAAACAAAGAGGATGACGTTTGCGAAACAGTAACTATAACATCAGCCACTGTAATTTCAGAGAAGGATAAAGCATTTAAAGCTTTACATGATTTAAATCCTAAACACATGAAAAATTCAGCTACGGAAGAAACTGAGATTAGCTACGTTTCTTGTTTTGAAATTTTGGAGGAAAAGGATGTCACAAGACCTCAGATATCTCTTGAAACTTATAATGTGGAAGAAGGAAATAAAGTGGTGAACAACCCgctgaaagaagaaacaaaacaatcagcAGAAGAAGAGATAATTGGTGAGGTAGCTGAGGCAACGACAAAAGCAACGATAACGAATCACATGCATGGTGACATGTCCGTGGAGCTCAAAGatgaagacacacaaaacatagaGCATCATGAAAAAGAAGCTGCTGTTGCACAACAGGAGGATTTGTGTTTCGCAGACACTACTGACGTAAACTGGGAAATGATGgttgaagaagaggagaaaaacatattagcaggtgaagaggaaaaagaggcaATGAGTTTAAAAACAGAGGGGAAAGACCAAAGACAATTGGAGGATGCAGGGAGAGAGACGGcattagaaaataaagatgCAACCGAGGTGGAAAAAGAGCACAAACTGGTTTGGGAGATCACAGCtgcaacagagaaaaagaacgAGGCTGAGGATGCAGATGTTTCAGAGGGCAAGAAGAAGTTTGGAGAGGAAATTTGGGAGATTATGGCTGAAACAGATAGGGAAGAAGTTGCAAAAGAACTAGAAAATGTTCAAGGCACAAATGAAGCTGGAGAAGAAGATCTAGCTGAGGAGattgaagaggagaaaagagagaaacaagaggagactgagctggagaaagaaaaactattCGCAGAGGTAAATGAGGTCGatattttaaagacaaatgtcCAAAATGAAGAGGAGatagaagaggaggaagaaatggaAATAGACCTGAGCGATGATGATGAAGCAGGTGTGGAGTGGGAGGATCAGGTAAAACCAAGGGAGGTAAATTTAGAAGAGGAGAATCCAGATTACAAGGAGGAAATTCTTGTTGAGACTGGAGAGTCAGAGATCATAGATGCAGAGTCAGAGAGCATGACGATAGAGGACTGGCCAAATGAAGCGGGCTGTTTTGAAGTAAGGTTAGACATTACACAAAACAAGGTCAGGGATTGTTCATCTGCTCCGGTGAACAATGTGCAGGACAAGAGAGTAATTGGCAGAGAAAATGGACACATCCCAACTGAAATGCATCTTTACGAAGAGGAAGATTTCCAAAGCAAGGAGCATCATACACATGACCTCACACAAGCTGCAGGAGATGAGAACGAATCACTTGTTGCAGACGGAAGTTCGTTCATTTTTACAGACGAACCTGAAAACGATCAAACAAGCGAGGACAGCGCTTCAGCAGAGTCCGACTCAGACGACGAGGTGGAGTTGTACATGCACTGCATCAGGGCCGTGCACGGCGGGGCTCAGGCCCAGACGGACAGGAACAAGGACACAGGTTTTGGTGCAGGAAAATTAAGGCCCTCTATAAGCAGAAGTAAATCGCTGCCCACACGAATGCCTTCCATCAGTGAGTCTCAGGATGAAGAACAACACCCGAACCGCCTTCTGGACAATCCTGAGGAAATGGAGAAAGCAGATGTTCAACCCACAGCGGCAGCAAGTGGACAGGAGAGCATTGATAGAAATGTTTCATGGTGGAAAGAGACTTTTTCCTGCAGCAATATCTCAAAAACATTGTTATACGCCACCTCGTTTGTGGTATTTTTAGTTGTGGCCTACCGTTATGATTTTCTTGCCTACTTTGGGCTCTACTTGATATCAGTGGTTTGGCTCTACTGTCAAGAAAAGAGGCCgccaaagcaacaaaaaaaaacaacagaaggtTGA
- the LOC129107995 gene encoding myoD family inhibitor domain-containing protein-like yields MLPGDRLHVDGTEEQSNLTKGSGSLTSAEEIPSSCDPVSRGNTIPTDLISTQPQPAAAAPAEASQEATRLKKPQCDPQKPTCTRCGLTVPDHGLPPPSPDRSRLQGSSLSVHSSSSRRSRRSGRSKGSVSGSHQPTATPGDSCLHLLLACLSCQCSVLLLGLLEACSSCLETLCSCCCHACARCCSAIQEAPVEELNCHAHCHSVLFESCCEPTECLEFCLECCEICHHS; encoded by the exons ATGTTACCAGGAGACCGTTTACATGTGGACGGGACGGAGGAACAGAGCAACCTGACTAAAG GTAGTGGGTCTTTAACATCAGCGGAGGAAATCCCTTCATCATGTGACCCTGTAAGCAGAGGAAATACCATCCCCACTGACCTCATCAGCA CCCAGCCtcagcctgctgcagctgcaccaGCAGAGGCCTCACAGGAGGCAACAAGGTTAAAGAAGCCTCAGTGTGACCCACAGAAGCCCACCTGCACGCGATGTGGCCTCACAGTCCCAGACCACGGACTCCCCCCTCCGTCACCGGACCGGAGCCGGCTGCAGGGCTCCAGCTTGTCGgtgcacagcagcagcagcagaaggagcaggaggagcggGAGGAGCAAGGGTAGTGTGTCCGGCTCACACCAACCTACTGCTACACCTGGTG ACTCCTGTTTACACCTGCTGCTGGCATGCCTGTCGTGCCAGTGCTCTGTGCTGCTCCTGGGTCTGTTGGAGGCCTGCTCCTCCTGCCTGGAAACCCTCTGCTCATGCTGCTGCCACGCCTGTGCCCGCTGCTGTTCGGCCATCCAGGAGGCTCCCGTGGAGGAGCTCAACtgccacgcccactgccactcGGTGCTGTTCGAGTCTTGCTGCGAGCCCACCGAGTGTCTGGAGTTTTGTCTGGAGTGCTGCGAGATCTGCCATCACAGCTAG